In one Rhodococcus sp. B50 genomic region, the following are encoded:
- the mutM gene encoding bifunctional DNA-formamidopyrimidine glycosylase/DNA-(apurinic or apyrimidinic site) lyase produces the protein MPELPEVEVVRRGLDAHVVGATVDSVQVLHPRSVRRHEPGPRDLALQVTGQKVASVERRGKYMWLVLEPADLALVVHLGMSGQMLVQPPTVPDEKHLRIRAVLDNGADLRFVDQRTFGGWALAPLVEVDGDRLPLPVAHIARDPMDPRFDRDAVVTVLRAKHTEIKRALLDQTVVSGIGNIYADEALWRARIHGNRPTDALSRPKLRSALDAATEVMAEALGQGGTSFDALYVNVNGESGYFERSLNVYGRENEPCRRCGAPIRREKFMNRSSYSCPKCQPRPRTTR, from the coding sequence GTGCCGGAACTTCCCGAAGTCGAGGTGGTCCGTCGCGGACTCGACGCTCACGTCGTCGGTGCGACGGTGGACTCGGTGCAGGTGCTGCATCCTCGTTCCGTCCGTCGGCACGAGCCCGGCCCGCGTGATCTCGCACTGCAGGTGACCGGCCAGAAGGTCGCCTCGGTCGAACGTCGCGGCAAGTACATGTGGCTCGTGCTCGAGCCGGCCGATCTGGCCCTCGTGGTGCACCTGGGGATGAGCGGGCAGATGCTCGTGCAGCCGCCGACCGTCCCGGACGAGAAGCACCTGCGTATCCGCGCCGTCCTCGACAACGGCGCCGATCTGCGTTTCGTCGACCAGCGCACCTTCGGAGGCTGGGCCTTGGCGCCGCTCGTGGAGGTGGACGGTGATCGCCTGCCGCTGCCGGTCGCGCACATCGCCCGCGACCCGATGGATCCCCGGTTCGATCGGGACGCGGTCGTGACCGTGCTGCGCGCCAAGCACACGGAGATCAAGCGCGCGCTGCTCGATCAGACCGTCGTATCCGGTATCGGCAACATCTACGCCGACGAAGCGCTCTGGCGCGCAAGGATTCACGGCAACAGACCGACCGACGCGCTGTCGCGTCCGAAACTCCGGTCGGCACTCGACGCGGCCACCGAGGTGATGGCCGAGGCGCTGGGGCAGGGCGGTACGTCGTTCGACGCCCTCTACGTCAACGTCAACGGGGAGTCCGGGTACTTCGAACGCTCCCTGAACGTGTACGGGCGCGAGAACGAGCCGTGCCGACGGTGCGGCGCGCCGATCCGCCGCGAGAAGTTCATGAACCGCTCGTCGTACAGCTGCCCGAAGTGTCAGCCACGACCGCGAACGACCCGGTAG
- a CDS encoding YceD family protein yields the protein MSTRDSGTTRPGRDSGLVLDTLSLGRRPGSMREVERKVPSPSRIGLDLIAIEEGSEIDLDLRLESVSEGVLVTGTVRADAVGECSRCLESFTQPVDVYLTELFAYPNSVTEQTTEDDEVYRVENDLIDLEPVLVNAVGLELPLQPLCSDDCAGLCPECGIRLAIAESGHRHETMDPRWAGLAAKFGAGSEEPSSQIDSSNNEEK from the coding sequence GTGTCCACCCGTGATTCCGGCACGACCCGTCCCGGCCGGGACTCCGGTCTGGTGCTCGACACGCTCTCCCTGGGTCGCCGGCCCGGATCGATGCGTGAGGTCGAGCGGAAGGTGCCGTCACCGTCGCGCATCGGGCTCGACCTGATCGCGATCGAGGAGGGGTCCGAGATCGACCTCGATCTCCGCCTGGAGTCGGTGTCCGAGGGTGTCCTGGTCACCGGTACAGTTCGTGCGGACGCCGTGGGTGAGTGCTCGCGGTGCCTCGAGTCGTTCACCCAGCCGGTGGACGTGTACCTCACCGAGCTGTTCGCCTACCCGAACAGCGTCACGGAGCAGACCACCGAGGACGACGAGGTCTACCGCGTCGAGAACGATCTGATCGATCTCGAACCGGTTCTCGTGAACGCGGTGGGCCTGGAACTTCCGCTGCAGCCGTTGTGTAGTGACGACTGTGCGGGATTGTGCCCCGAATGCGGCATTCGCCTGGCGATTGCGGAATCCGGGCACCGTCATGAGACAATGGATCCTCGCTGGGCTGGGTTGGCAGCCAAGTTCGGCGCGGGCTCCGAAGAACCCAGCAGTCAAATCGACAGCTCGAACAACGAGGAGAAGTAG
- the coaD gene encoding pantetheine-phosphate adenylyltransferase — MSRAVCPGSFDPVTNGHLDVIGRVSAQFDEVVVTVTINPSKQGMFTIDERLEMLTEATAHLPNVTVDAWQGLLVDYARERGITAIVKGLRGANDFDYELQMAQMNHKLTGVDTLFVATNPVYSYLSSSLVKEVATYGGDVSDMLPGTVHARLLARLAERAAAK, encoded by the coding sequence ATGAGCCGCGCGGTCTGCCCAGGATCCTTCGACCCGGTCACCAACGGACACCTCGACGTCATCGGCAGGGTCTCGGCCCAGTTCGACGAGGTCGTCGTGACCGTCACGATCAATCCCAGCAAGCAGGGGATGTTCACGATCGACGAACGCCTCGAGATGCTCACCGAGGCCACGGCGCACCTGCCGAACGTCACGGTCGACGCCTGGCAGGGTCTGCTCGTCGACTACGCCCGCGAGCGGGGGATCACCGCGATCGTCAAGGGCCTGCGCGGCGCCAACGACTTCGACTACGAGCTGCAGATGGCGCAGATGAACCACAAGCTCACCGGCGTCGACACCCTGTTCGTCGCGACCAACCCGGTCTACAGCTACCTGTCGAGCTCGCTCGTCAAGGAGGTCGCGACCTACGGCGGCGATGTCTCCGACATGCTGCCGGGCACCGTGCACGCTCGTCTGCTCGCACGCCTCGCCGAGCGGGCCGCCGCCAAGTAG
- a CDS encoding DivIVA domain-containing protein translates to MYRVFEALDELVAIVEEARSVPMTASCVVPRGDVLELLDDVRDALPPELDDAQDVLDHRDKLINDARAQAEKTVGDADEEARTLLEDARADADRMLADAKAQADRMVKEARAHADELVRDAQAEADDLVAEGNKQYESVTGRARVEADRLVESGQASYERSVAEGEAEKARLVSQTEVVQAAHAESARVIDSAHAESDRLRTECDEYIDGKLAEFEELLGTTLRSVGRGRQQLRLSGAPDFAEADHRAGRRR, encoded by the coding sequence GTGTACCGGGTATTCGAGGCACTCGACGAGCTGGTCGCAATCGTCGAAGAGGCACGTAGCGTTCCGATGACGGCGAGCTGCGTGGTACCGCGCGGCGATGTCCTCGAGCTGCTCGACGACGTGCGCGACGCGCTGCCGCCCGAACTCGACGACGCGCAGGACGTGCTCGATCACCGCGACAAGCTGATCAACGATGCCCGGGCACAGGCCGAGAAGACCGTCGGCGATGCCGACGAGGAGGCGCGCACCCTGCTCGAGGACGCACGTGCCGACGCCGATCGGATGCTGGCGGACGCGAAGGCGCAGGCGGACCGGATGGTCAAGGAGGCACGCGCCCACGCCGACGAACTCGTGCGCGACGCCCAGGCCGAGGCCGACGACCTCGTCGCCGAGGGCAACAAGCAGTACGAGAGCGTCACCGGGCGCGCCCGCGTCGAGGCCGACCGCCTGGTCGAGTCCGGCCAGGCGTCGTACGAGCGTTCCGTGGCGGAGGGTGAGGCCGAGAAGGCGCGCCTGGTCTCGCAGACCGAGGTCGTGCAGGCCGCGCACGCCGAGTCGGCACGCGTCATCGATTCGGCCCACGCCGAGTCGGACCGTCTGCGGACGGAATGCGACGAGTACATCGACGGGAAACTCGCAGAGTTCGAGGAGCTGCTCGGCACCACACTGCGGTCCGTCGGCCGCGGCCGGCAGCAACTGCGGCTCTCGGGTGCCCCCGACTTCGCGGAGGCCGACCACCGGGCGGGCCGTCGTCGCTGA
- the pcaG gene encoding protocatechuate 3,4-dioxygenase subunit alpha, which yields MSLPTDPYQPVPSLLPRPMVTHFPETPSQTGGPYVHIGLAPQQAGFDIFDNNFGNVLVTDETEGERIVLEGRVIDGTGTPVRDALLESWQANAHGRYAHPDDEQDTDLDPNFRGWGRTGGDFETGVFTIETIKPGAVTNPDGSVSAPHILLVIFARGINLGLHTRVYFEDETELNAEDPVLKGIEWEVRRNTLIASRSERDGRTVYTIDIRLQDTPDGGAETVFFDI from the coding sequence ATGAGCCTGCCCACCGATCCCTACCAGCCCGTGCCCTCGCTCCTCCCCCGCCCGATGGTCACGCATTTCCCGGAGACGCCCTCGCAGACCGGCGGTCCCTACGTCCACATCGGTCTGGCACCGCAGCAAGCCGGCTTCGACATCTTCGACAACAACTTCGGCAACGTCCTCGTCACCGACGAGACCGAGGGTGAGCGAATCGTGTTGGAGGGTCGCGTCATCGACGGCACCGGCACCCCGGTACGCGACGCACTGCTCGAGAGCTGGCAGGCGAACGCCCACGGCCGGTACGCGCATCCCGACGACGAGCAGGACACGGACCTCGATCCGAACTTCCGAGGCTGGGGACGCACCGGCGGCGACTTCGAGACCGGCGTGTTCACGATCGAGACGATCAAGCCCGGTGCCGTCACCAACCCCGACGGATCCGTCTCGGCACCCCACATCCTGCTGGTGATCTTCGCGCGCGGCATCAACCTCGGGCTGCACACGCGGGTCTACTTCGAGGACGAGACCGAGCTCAACGCCGAGGATCCCGTCCTGAAGGGCATCGAATGGGAGGTGCGGCGCAACACCCTGATCGCGTCGCGTTCCGAGCGCGACGGCCGCACCGTCTACACGATCGACATCCGGCTACAGGACACCCCGGACGGTGGCGCCGAGACGGTGTTCTTCGACATCTGA
- the rnc gene encoding ribonuclease III, which yields MTSKSPETAPEGGEESHESLLAALGVPLDAELLSLALTHRSYAYENGGLPTNERLEFLGDAVLGLAVTEKLYLTHPEKSEGELAKIRASVVNMHALAEVARGLGEGGLGVHLHLGKGEELTGGRDKASILADGMESLLGAVHLAHGIDVAREVVLRLFADLLERGPRLGAGLDWKTSLQELTAERGLGVPAYEITATGPDHDKEFTATALIGGNPYGTGIGRTKKEAEQKAASAAWNVLTDGGAAEAEPAGAPATQSDDAAQSGSTGTPAEGN from the coding sequence GTGACGAGCAAGTCCCCCGAAACAGCTCCCGAGGGCGGCGAAGAGAGCCACGAGTCTCTCCTCGCCGCCCTCGGCGTGCCTCTGGACGCAGAACTGCTGTCCTTGGCGCTCACCCACCGCTCGTACGCCTACGAGAACGGCGGGTTGCCCACCAACGAACGTCTCGAGTTCCTCGGCGATGCCGTTCTCGGCCTCGCGGTGACCGAAAAGCTCTACCTCACCCATCCGGAGAAGTCCGAGGGCGAACTCGCCAAGATCCGTGCGAGCGTCGTCAACATGCACGCGCTCGCCGAGGTGGCGCGCGGCCTCGGAGAAGGCGGCCTCGGGGTGCATCTCCACCTCGGCAAGGGCGAGGAACTGACGGGCGGACGCGACAAGGCCAGCATCCTCGCCGACGGGATGGAATCGCTCCTCGGCGCCGTCCATCTCGCGCACGGCATCGACGTCGCGCGCGAAGTGGTCCTGCGTCTGTTCGCCGACCTGCTCGAACGAGGACCCCGGCTCGGTGCGGGCCTCGACTGGAAGACGAGTCTGCAGGAGCTCACCGCCGAACGCGGCCTCGGTGTTCCTGCCTACGAGATCACCGCCACCGGTCCGGATCATGACAAGGAATTCACCGCCACCGCTCTCATCGGTGGCAATCCCTACGGGACCGGTATCGGGCGTACCAAGAAGGAAGCCGAGCAGAAGGCCGCGTCGGCGGCGTGGAATGTGCTGACCGACGGCGGTGCTGCAGAGGCCGAACCTGCCGGGGCTCCCGCTACGCAGTCGGATGACGCTGCGCAGTCCGGCTCCACCGGCACGCCCGCCGAGGGCAACTGA
- the pcaH gene encoding protocatechuate 3,4-dioxygenase subunit beta, which produces MSTGEYVERDHTLHPPALTPGYRTSVLRAPKNALITPKPTLSEITGPVFRNDELGALDNDLILNFSKDGLPIGERIIVHGFVKDEFGNPVEGALVEVWQANAGGRYRHKKDTYLAPIDPNFGGCGRMLTDANGYYHFRTIKPGAYPWGNSRNAWRPAHIHVSILGRGWAQRLITQLYFEGDPLIEKCPIARTIPTLDQLRSLIAQEDPASNAPFDARAYRWDITLRGCRATFFENTDLPGAPR; this is translated from the coding sequence ATGTCCACCGGCGAATACGTCGAGCGCGACCACACACTGCACCCACCTGCGCTCACTCCCGGCTATCGCACGTCGGTACTGCGCGCACCGAAGAACGCGCTCATCACGCCGAAGCCGACCCTGTCGGAGATCACCGGCCCCGTCTTCCGTAACGACGAGCTCGGTGCCCTCGACAACGACCTGATCCTGAACTTCTCCAAGGACGGCCTGCCGATCGGTGAGCGCATCATCGTCCACGGCTTCGTCAAGGACGAGTTCGGCAATCCGGTCGAGGGTGCACTCGTCGAGGTGTGGCAGGCCAACGCCGGCGGACGGTACCGCCACAAGAAGGACACCTATCTCGCGCCCATCGACCCGAACTTCGGCGGCTGCGGACGGATGCTCACGGACGCGAACGGCTACTACCACTTCCGGACGATCAAGCCCGGCGCCTATCCGTGGGGCAACAGCCGTAATGCCTGGCGACCGGCGCACATCCACGTCTCGATCCTCGGCCGCGGCTGGGCTCAGCGCCTGATCACCCAGCTGTACTTCGAAGGCGACCCGCTCATCGAGAAGTGCCCGATCGCGCGGACGATCCCGACCCTGGACCAGCTCCGCAGCCTGATCGCCCAGGAGGATCCCGCCTCGAACGCCCCGTTCGACGCGCGGGCATACCGCTGGGACATCACCCTGCGCGGGTGCCGTGCCACCTTCTTCGAGAACACCGACCTGCCGGGAGCCCCGCGATGA
- the rsmD gene encoding 16S rRNA (guanine(966)-N(2))-methyltransferase RsmD, giving the protein MTRIVAGRAGGRRLKVPPRGTRPTSERVREALFSSLDARMDIDGAAVLDLYAGSGALGLEALSRGAEHAMLVESDAKAAGVIRENIATVGLPGAVLRTAPVAAVLAGTADRVYDLVLADPPYAVTEEAVTGVLEALVSGGWVEDGSVVVVERSSRSPETVWPQAFEVGRSRRYGETRVEIATCYGAGS; this is encoded by the coding sequence GGATCGTCGCCGGCCGGGCCGGGGGGCGGCGCCTGAAGGTGCCGCCCCGCGGGACCCGGCCCACGTCCGAACGGGTCCGCGAGGCCTTGTTCAGTTCGCTCGACGCACGCATGGACATCGACGGTGCCGCAGTCCTCGACCTCTATGCGGGGTCGGGGGCCCTCGGCCTCGAGGCGCTCTCCCGCGGCGCCGAGCACGCGATGCTCGTCGAGTCCGACGCCAAGGCGGCGGGGGTGATCCGCGAGAACATCGCGACGGTCGGGCTGCCGGGTGCGGTGCTGCGCACCGCGCCGGTGGCCGCCGTGCTCGCGGGCACCGCCGACCGCGTGTACGACCTCGTCCTCGCCGACCCGCCCTACGCCGTGACCGAGGAGGCCGTCACCGGAGTGCTCGAGGCGCTGGTGTCCGGCGGCTGGGTCGAGGACGGTTCGGTCGTCGTGGTCGAACGCTCGTCGCGGTCACCGGAAACGGTGTGGCCGCAGGCATTCGAGGTCGGAAGATCGCGACGATACGGGGAGACGAGGGTGGAGATCGCCACCTGCTACGGTGCTGGATCATGA
- the rpmF gene encoding 50S ribosomal protein L32: MAVPKRRMSRSNTRSRRSQWNTTAPTLVTCPNRGCGEKKLPHVACPSCGTYNGRQVTAPV; this comes from the coding sequence GTGGCCGTCCCCAAGCGCAGAATGTCGCGTTCCAACACCCGGTCGCGGCGCAGCCAGTGGAACACCACTGCGCCGACGCTCGTCACCTGCCCGAACCGGGGTTGCGGAGAGAAGAAGCTGCCCCACGTGGCGTGCCCGTCGTGCGGCACCTACAACGGCCGTCAGGTGACCGCGCCCGTCTAA